The following proteins are encoded in a genomic region of Magnolia sinica isolate HGM2019 chromosome 1, MsV1, whole genome shotgun sequence:
- the LOC131248036 gene encoding uncharacterized protein LOC131248036 has translation MQVRLPERFRLPQITPFTGKIDLTEHIESFWMYIELHDASDAVMCRAFSLTLADVAQLWFKQLKPKSISSFTELSNAFLTNFISGKKKLKPPAHLNNIVQKEGEVLKDYIKRFNFESLQVQKHLDETVLNSIMQGVRDKPFLASLDKNPPTTLVEFMAQSDKYGDAEEIRIMREAAQNAKVLAK, from the coding sequence ATGCAAGTTCGGCTACCGGAACGATTTCGTCTTCCACAGATTACACCCTTCACCGGTAAAATCGATCTAACCGAGCACATCGAGTCCTTCTGGATGTATATAGAACTGCACGACGCTTCAGATGCTGTGATGTGCCGAGCTTTCTCCCTTACTTTAGCCGACGTAGCTCAACTttggttcaaacaattgaaaccaaagtccattagctcgttcACAGAGCTTAGCAATGCCTTCCTCACTAATTTCATTAGtgggaagaaaaagttgaagccACCTGCACACCTGAATAACATAGTTCAAAAGGAGGGAGAGGTGCTAAAAGATTATATCAAACGCTTCAATTTCGAATCGCTCCAAGTCCAGAAACATTTAGACGAAACAGTACTCAACTCGATCATGCAAGGCGTTAGAGATAAACCATTTCTAGCATCCTTGGACAAGAACCCGCCTACTACTCTAGTTGAATTCATGGCCCAGTCAGATAAGTACGGGGATGCCGAAGAAATTCGGATCATGCGCGAAGCTGCCCAGAATGCAAAAGTCCTGGCTAAATAG
- the LOC131252545 gene encoding NDR1/HIN1-like protein 1 produces MSAKGKDCGNHTRKKLYRRLFALFLTIIIAILFVILVIWLVLRPTKPRFSIQDATIYQFNVTAPNILSTTLQVTLYCRNPNDRIGIYYSKLYVYASYRNQQITLPTVILPNYQGHNDITVWSPFLYGSSVPVSTYLTSALSGDENAGFIPVSIKLDGRVKWKVGTWISGHYHIYVNCPAYMIYSPGSAIRLQQPSGCSVDV; encoded by the coding sequence ATGTCGGCGAAGGGCAAGGACTGCGGTAACCACACGAGGAAGAAGCTCTACCGTCGGCTCTTCGCGCTCTTCCTGACCATCATAATCGCGATTCTCTTCGTGATCCTGGTGATCTGGCTAGTCCTGAGGCCTACCAAACCACGCTTCTCAATCCAAGACGCGACGATCTACCAATTCAATGTGACCGCACCCAACATCCTGTCCACGACCCTCCAGGTCACTCTCTACTGCCGCAACCCCAACGATCGGATCGGCATCTACTACAGCAAGCTCTACGTTTACGCCTCTTACCGTAATCAACAGATCACGCTCCCTACTGTAATCCTCCCCAACTACCAGGGCCATAATGACATCACCGTCTGGTCCCCCTTCCTTTACGGCTCGTCCGTCCCGGTCTCCACCTACCTCACCTCCGCCCTCAGCGGCGATGAAAACGCCGGCTTCATTCCTGTCAGCATCAAGCTCGATGGACGGGTCAAATGGAAGGTCGGCACTTGGATCTCCGGCCACTACCATATCTACGTCAACTGCCCAGCCTACATGATCTACAGCCCGGGCTCCGCCATCCGCTTGCAGCAGCCCAGCGGCTGCAGCGTCGACGTCTGA